One genomic region from Nostoc sphaeroides encodes:
- a CDS encoding sugar transferase yields the protein MSNQSITTSKFSEVPLDLRASSFARVRKGSWWLRLTTLFLVDSSLLLLAWVLAGYQSYDEHFTSYIQSHYLPILITIGIQIGSLAIEGIYREGQKRYDYLNIIKSLTFAHGLILLISFLYKPVIDVTRPRIILLSWLLSILFICTGRYAINITLEYLRKQKKIVRSSVFIICDPQDHEQIASFIKKEKHYIVSGTAHANSLDRYKRQQTLNQLNELGVTEVFISWDALKNRMFLCWLFQASGIQVHILPMELKPIYKNIEFNKIGGMPCLSLDCPIITGKDFWIKRSSDFLFATLFVMLSFPIYIAIAIAIKLDSPGTVFYRQTRIGLHGQQFKVWKFRTMRSDAEKFQKELEALNETKDGIIFKIKDDPRITRVGKFLRRYSLDELPQLFNVIFGEMSIVGPRPLPTRDVDKFSEHHFIRHEVLPGITGLWQVSGRSDILDFEQVINLDLNYIENWSLRLDFEILLKTVMVVLKKEGAY from the coding sequence ATGAGTAATCAAAGCATTACAACAAGTAAATTCAGTGAAGTGCCTTTAGATTTACGTGCATCTTCATTTGCCAGGGTACGCAAGGGTTCGTGGTGGTTGAGATTAACAACATTATTTCTAGTAGACTCTAGTCTTTTATTATTGGCTTGGGTTTTAGCTGGATATCAATCTTATGATGAGCATTTTACTTCGTATATACAGAGTCATTATTTGCCGATTTTAATAACCATTGGCATTCAAATAGGCTCATTAGCTATCGAGGGTATTTATCGAGAAGGTCAAAAACGCTATGACTATCTCAATATTATAAAATCGTTAACTTTTGCTCATGGATTAATCCTCCTAATTTCCTTTTTATATAAGCCAGTTATTGATGTTACACGCCCAAGAATAATATTATTATCTTGGTTGCTAAGTATATTATTTATTTGTACTGGTAGGTACGCTATAAATATTACCTTAGAATACTTGCGTAAGCAGAAAAAAATAGTTCGTTCTTCTGTCTTCATTATTTGCGATCCTCAAGACCATGAGCAGATAGCTAGCTTTATAAAAAAAGAAAAGCATTATATTGTATCTGGAACAGCTCATGCTAATTCATTAGATAGATATAAACGTCAACAAACATTGAATCAACTCAATGAATTAGGTGTAACAGAAGTTTTTATATCTTGGGATGCTCTAAAAAATAGAATGTTTTTATGCTGGTTATTTCAAGCATCGGGCATCCAAGTACATATCTTACCGATGGAATTAAAACCAATTTATAAAAACATAGAATTTAATAAAATAGGAGGAATGCCTTGTCTGAGTTTGGATTGTCCGATAATTACAGGGAAAGATTTTTGGATAAAGCGCAGTTCTGATTTTTTGTTTGCGACTTTATTTGTAATGTTATCATTCCCTATTTATATAGCTATAGCTATAGCTATAAAACTGGACTCTCCCGGCACAGTATTTTACAGACAAACCCGCATAGGTTTACATGGGCAACAGTTTAAAGTATGGAAATTCAGAACTATGAGGTCTGATGCAGAAAAATTCCAGAAAGAATTAGAAGCATTAAATGAAACGAAAGATGGGATTATCTTTAAAATTAAAGACGATCCTCGCATTACCCGTGTTGGAAAATTCCTTCGACGTTACAGCTTAGACGAATTACCTCAACTTTTTAACGTTATCTTTGGAGAAATGAGTATAGTAGGACCTCGCCCTTTACCTACTAGAGATGTAGATAAGTTTTCTGAACATCATTTTATTCGCCATGAAGTTTTACCTGGTATTACAGGTCTTTGGCAAGTCTCAGGTCGCTCGGATATTTTAGATTTTGAACAAGTGATAAATCTTGATCTTAACTACATCGAAAATTGGTCGCTTCGCTTAGACTTTGAAATTCTCCTCAAAACAGTTATGGTAGTTTTGAAAAAAGAAGGTGCTTACTAA
- a CDS encoding amino acid adenylation domain-containing protein codes for MVFVDGVDIYKMQINSQTPEYKQNIQLNTLTHIIGTQVLEACNDTQVVDHDLCIHEMFERQVERSPQAIAVVFEDIQLTYEQLNKRANQLAHHLRSLGVGPEVLVGICLERSLEMIVGILAILKAGGAYVPLDPAYPPERLAFILSDTQTPVLLTQEKLVNNLPPHQAQVVCLDSNWQSDTQNSQENPVNQTTVDNLIYVIYTSGSTGQPKGVMIPHRGICNQLYWRQTNFRLTPADKVLLTISFSFDPSVWQIFWPLCFGGQLILARPGGQQDTAYLVKVIIEQQITVLALVPSILRVLLEEKGIENCRFLRHITCGGEALPSELIERFFAQLNLDNVFHNCYGPTEASIDATFWTCQRGNNYTIAPIGRPITNAEIYILDENLQPVAVGESGELHIGGIGLARGYLNRPELTTEKFIFNPFSSEVGARLYKTGDLARFLPDGNIEFLGRIDYQVKIRGFRIELGEIEAILGQHPALTQTLVIAREDVPGDKQLVAYIVANPEQIPSPVELRRFLQGRLPEYMVPASFVFLDNLPLNPNGKIDRRALPAPHISDLGLSTNFVPPQNATEEVLANIWVKVLRLEQVGIYDNFFELGGHSLLATQVMSRVRQAFQIEMPLQILFENPTIASLAQAIAQTQTQENHPQNQTIPPIANRESIPLSFAQQRVWFLEQLEPNSPAYIISNALRLTGEFRASILQQALNAIVIHHEALRTNFITSPDGSPIQVIGKPRPVELKIIKVTQEQVQSLLNQEAKRPFNLESDLMLRACLLQIDEQEQILLLVMHHIASDGWSMGILWQQLASLYEALLSGKPSPLAKLPIQYADFAVWQHQWLSGEVLSSEINYWKTQLSGANTVLELPTDRPRPPVQTYQGAAQSLILPQTLSASLIELSRQEGVTLFMTLLAAFGTILHRYSGQEDILIGSPIAGRNRSEIEGLIGFFINTVVLRADFSDNPSFRSVLNRVRQMALGAYAHQDMPFEKLVEELQPERDTSRNPLFQVWFNMLNFKDIQLELPGVAIEPVSMLETASKFDLTLYVTEKNQGIQLDLVYNTDLFASERMMEMLHQFHHLLNQIVAATECQISLYSLVTPKAQILLPEPRAVLPEPGYELVTTMFTSWVNRTPEHSALRQGSRIWNYGELGKSAQALAGVMLVHGVQRGDVVAVFGTRSFGLIASMNAVLLSGGVLLTLDPKLPSDRHLLMLKEAKAKYILHIDSQRPEDKEIYNSLIIIRVNPDTGEAINPPQDSSEAIKLPEITADDPAYIFFTSGTTGIPKGVLGCHKGLAHFLNWQRQTFEIGQQDRVAQLTGLSFDVVLRDIFLPLTSGATLCLPEEGHNLEPTKILNYLEHEQISVLHTVPSLAQSWLANVPSGVYLRNLRWLFLAGEPLKETLIYRWRDAFPESGEIVNLYGPTETTLAKCYYKIPVECTPGIQPVGLPLPETQALVLTANNQLCGIGEPGEIVMRTPFRTLGYINAQQENRSRFVKNLFRNDERDWLYYTGDRGCYRPDGSLEILGRRDHQVKIRGIRIELGEIETVLAQHPHVLQTVVIAREDVPGDQRLVAYIIPNQDWASTITDIRSFLLTKLPQYMLPSAFVLLDTMPLTPNGKVNRRALPAPDLSRQESEATFVAPRNEVERQLIKIWEQTLGVHPIGVKDNFFELGGHSILAVKLFWQIEKTFHKNLPLAILFQSGTVEALAKIICQDDLAANKTLVNTLDKSRTTWSSLVEIQPNGSKPPFFCIHGLGGEVLCFRELAQHLGPNQPFYGLQPQGLDGKHPFHTRVEDMATHYIQEIQTLQPNGPYFLGGYSFGGVVAFEMARQLREQGEQVGILVVLDSCRPGYSWRASLFRRFFLHLNNIVQQGPAYLWQRVMRWSYWRKSLLQNTYNRYLEVALDIPISDKHLKIIDANTQAVSEYIFPVYPDRVILLRTEDQNRDEAIGTEYDPQFGWGEVVAGGLDIHYVPGSHLGLLNEPHVQVLAETLRNCLIQAQSPKN; via the coding sequence ATGGTATTTGTTGATGGAGTTGATATATATAAAATGCAGATAAATAGCCAGACTCCAGAGTATAAGCAAAATATTCAGTTAAATACCCTAACTCACATTATCGGCACTCAAGTTCTAGAAGCATGTAATGACACTCAAGTAGTTGATCACGATCTGTGCATTCATGAGATGTTTGAGAGGCAAGTAGAGCGATCGCCTCAAGCAATTGCTGTAGTATTTGAAGATATACAACTTACTTATGAACAGTTAAATAAGCGGGCGAATCAACTAGCGCATCACTTACGTAGTTTGGGAGTTGGGCCTGAAGTCCTTGTGGGAATTTGCCTGGAGCGCTCTTTGGAGATGATCGTAGGAATACTGGCTATTCTCAAAGCTGGAGGCGCTTATGTGCCTTTAGATCCGGCATATCCCCCAGAGCGTTTAGCGTTCATCTTATCAGATACCCAGACACCAGTATTGTTGACCCAAGAGAAATTGGTCAATAACTTACCACCGCATCAGGCGCAAGTGGTTTGTCTAGATTCAAATTGGCAAAGTGACACCCAAAACAGTCAAGAAAATCCTGTAAATCAAACGACAGTTGATAACCTGATCTATGTAATCTACACATCTGGTTCTACAGGACAGCCAAAGGGTGTAATGATCCCTCATCGTGGTATCTGCAATCAACTATACTGGCGGCAAACAAACTTTAGATTAACTCCAGCAGATAAAGTTTTACTGACTATCTCTTTCAGCTTCGACCCCTCAGTGTGGCAGATATTCTGGCCATTGTGCTTTGGGGGGCAATTGATCCTGGCTCGCCCTGGTGGACAGCAAGACACTGCTTACCTAGTGAAGGTGATTATTGAGCAGCAAATCACTGTCTTGGCTTTAGTACCTTCTATACTGCGTGTTTTACTAGAAGAGAAGGGAATTGAGAATTGCCGATTTCTTAGGCATATTACCTGCGGTGGTGAAGCTTTACCTAGCGAACTCATAGAACGCTTCTTTGCCCAACTGAATTTGGACAATGTTTTCCATAATTGCTATGGCCCGACAGAAGCTTCTATTGATGCCACTTTTTGGACTTGTCAGCGCGGTAATAATTATACCATTGCTCCTATTGGTCGCCCTATTACTAATGCAGAGATTTACATCCTTGATGAAAATTTACAGCCTGTGGCTGTTGGTGAATCAGGTGAACTGCACATTGGCGGGATTGGTCTAGCGCGAGGCTATCTTAACCGTCCAGAATTAACCACAGAGAAGTTCATTTTCAACCCTTTTAGCTCTGAAGTTGGGGCACGTCTTTACAAAACTGGAGATTTGGCACGTTTTTTACCAGACGGTAATATCGAGTTCCTTGGTCGTATTGACTACCAAGTGAAAATTCGTGGCTTCCGAATTGAATTGGGAGAAATTGAAGCGATATTAGGTCAACATCCGGCACTGACACAGACTCTAGTCATAGCGAGAGAGGATGTTCCTGGTGACAAACAACTAGTAGCATATATTGTTGCCAACCCAGAGCAAATTCCTAGTCCGGTTGAATTGCGTCGCTTTTTGCAAGGTCGGTTACCTGAATATATGGTGCCTGCCTCCTTTGTATTTTTGGACAACCTGCCATTAAACCCCAACGGCAAAATAGACCGCCGCGCTTTACCTGCACCGCATATATCTGACCTTGGTCTGTCAACTAACTTTGTCCCACCACAGAATGCTACAGAAGAAGTCTTAGCTAACATCTGGGTAAAAGTTTTGCGTTTGGAACAAGTAGGCATTTACGACAATTTTTTTGAGTTGGGAGGCCATTCACTGCTGGCGACTCAAGTCATGTCTAGGGTTCGCCAAGCCTTTCAAATAGAAATGCCGTTGCAAATCCTATTTGAGAATCCAACGATCGCTAGTTTAGCTCAAGCGATCGCTCAAACCCAGACTCAAGAAAATCATCCTCAAAACCAGACAATTCCCCCAATAGCCAACCGCGAGTCAATTCCTTTATCCTTTGCCCAGCAGCGAGTGTGGTTTTTGGAGCAGTTGGAACCTAATAGCCCAGCTTATATCATCTCCAATGCACTGCGCTTAACGGGCGAGTTCAGGGCGAGTATATTACAACAGGCACTAAATGCGATCGTTATCCATCACGAAGCATTGCGAACAAACTTTATTACATCACCGGATGGTAGCCCCATACAAGTTATTGGCAAGCCCCGGCCAGTTGAACTCAAGATAATTAAAGTAACACAGGAGCAGGTACAATCTCTACTAAATCAAGAGGCGAAACGCCCCTTTAACTTAGAATCTGACTTAATGTTGCGGGCTTGCTTGCTCCAGATAGACGAACAGGAGCAGATACTTTTGTTGGTGATGCACCACATCGCTTCCGATGGCTGGTCAATGGGTATTCTCTGGCAGCAGTTAGCATCTCTTTATGAAGCCTTGTTGAGCGGTAAGCCTTCTCCTTTAGCAAAATTACCCATTCAGTATGCCGATTTTGCTGTCTGGCAGCACCAATGGCTATCGGGTGAAGTCCTCTCCAGTGAAATAAACTACTGGAAAACCCAGTTATCAGGTGCTAATACTGTACTAGAATTGCCTACCGACCGCCCACGGCCACCAGTGCAAACTTACCAAGGGGCAGCCCAATCCTTAATCCTACCGCAGACTCTGAGTGCATCGCTCATAGAACTTTCGCGTCAGGAAGGTGTCACCCTATTTATGACCTTGCTGGCGGCCTTTGGGACAATCCTGCACCGTTACAGTGGGCAAGAAGACATTCTCATTGGTTCTCCCATTGCTGGACGTAACCGTTCTGAAATTGAAGGGTTAATTGGATTTTTTATTAATACCGTCGTTTTACGGGCTGATTTTTCCGACAACCCTAGTTTTCGTTCAGTGTTGAATCGAGTTCGCCAGATGGCATTAGGTGCTTATGCCCATCAAGATATGCCCTTCGAGAAGCTGGTAGAAGAACTGCAACCAGAGCGAGATACCAGCCGGAACCCACTGTTTCAAGTGTGGTTTAATATGCTCAATTTCAAGGATATCCAACTAGAACTACCTGGGGTGGCGATAGAACCAGTTTCGATGTTAGAAACAGCTTCTAAGTTCGACTTAACCTTGTATGTAACAGAAAAAAACCAGGGAATCCAACTTGATTTAGTCTACAACACCGATCTGTTTGCTTCAGAGCGGATGATGGAAATGCTGCATCAATTTCATCATTTGTTGAATCAAATTGTTGCTGCAACGGAATGCCAGATTAGTTTGTATTCTCTGGTGACACCAAAAGCACAAATTTTGCTGCCAGAACCAAGGGCGGTTTTGCCAGAACCAGGGTACGAATTGGTAACAACAATGTTTACCTCTTGGGTAAATCGTACCCCAGAACATTCGGCACTCCGTCAAGGATCTCGCATTTGGAATTATGGGGAATTGGGCAAAAGCGCTCAAGCTTTAGCGGGGGTGATGTTGGTTCATGGAGTCCAACGGGGAGATGTTGTAGCCGTGTTCGGGACACGAAGCTTTGGACTGATTGCGAGTATGAACGCTGTACTTTTGAGTGGCGGTGTTCTGCTGACTCTCGATCCGAAACTTCCTAGCGATCGCCACCTGCTCATGTTAAAGGAAGCTAAAGCTAAATATATATTACACATCGATAGTCAGCGTCCAGAAGACAAAGAAATATACAATTCTTTAATTATCATCCGTGTAAACCCAGACACAGGGGAAGCGATAAATCCACCCCAGGACAGCAGTGAAGCAATAAAATTGCCTGAAATCACTGCCGATGATCCAGCTTATATTTTCTTTACTTCTGGCACCACTGGTATACCTAAGGGGGTGCTGGGATGTCACAAAGGGCTGGCGCATTTTCTCAACTGGCAGAGGCAGACATTTGAAATTGGTCAGCAAGACCGGGTAGCCCAATTGACAGGTCTTTCCTTTGATGTAGTTCTCAGAGACATCTTCTTACCCTTGACTAGTGGTGCAACCCTGTGTTTGCCAGAAGAAGGGCATAACCTGGAACCAACTAAAATTCTGAATTACTTGGAACATGAGCAAATTTCTGTGCTGCATACAGTTCCATCGCTGGCGCAATCATGGTTAGCCAATGTGCCGTCAGGAGTCTATCTACGTAACTTACGCTGGTTGTTCTTGGCTGGAGAACCTCTCAAGGAGACACTTATATATAGGTGGCGGGATGCTTTTCCAGAATCAGGTGAAATTGTTAATCTCTATGGCCCGACAGAGACAACTTTGGCGAAGTGTTATTACAAAATACCTGTGGAGTGTACACCAGGGATACAGCCAGTAGGATTGCCGCTTCCTGAAACTCAAGCACTAGTTTTAACAGCAAATAACCAACTCTGTGGCATTGGTGAACCAGGCGAGATCGTTATGAGAACGCCATTCCGCACTTTGGGTTACATAAATGCTCAACAAGAAAACCGTTCTCGGTTTGTGAAAAACCTCTTTCGGAATGACGAACGAGATTGGCTTTATTATACAGGCGATCGCGGTTGTTATCGTCCAGATGGCTCTCTAGAAATTCTCGGTCGCCGAGATCATCAAGTTAAAATCCGTGGGATACGCATTGAGCTAGGGGAAATTGAGACGGTATTAGCCCAGCACCCGCATGTACTCCAAACCGTAGTAATTGCCCGTGAAGATGTTCCTGGGGATCAACGTTTAGTGGCTTACATTATCCCGAATCAAGACTGGGCATCTACAATTACTGACATACGTAGCTTTCTTTTGACAAAGCTGCCTCAGTATATGCTCCCTTCAGCTTTCGTCTTGCTGGACACCATGCCCTTAACCCCCAACGGCAAGGTAAACCGTCGAGCCTTACCAGCACCCGACTTATCAAGGCAAGAATCGGAAGCCACCTTTGTTGCTCCCCGTAATGAAGTGGAACGCCAGCTAATAAAGATTTGGGAACAAACTTTAGGTGTCCATCCCATTGGCGTCAAGGATAACTTCTTTGAGCTAGGAGGACATTCCATATTAGCAGTAAAACTATTTTGGCAAATTGAGAAGACATTTCATAAAAATCTGCCTCTTGCCATTCTCTTCCAGTCAGGAACTGTAGAGGCTTTAGCCAAAATAATCTGCCAAGATGATTTAGCAGCAAACAAAACTTTAGTAAATACCTTAGACAAATCAAGAACTACTTGGTCATCTCTGGTAGAAATTCAACCCAATGGTTCCAAGCCACCTTTTTTCTGTATTCACGGACTGGGTGGAGAAGTCTTGTGTTTCCGTGAATTGGCACAGCATTTGGGGCCAAACCAACCATTCTACGGACTACAACCACAAGGGCTAGATGGAAAACATCCTTTCCATACACGGGTTGAAGACATGGCAACTCACTACATTCAAGAAATCCAGACCCTTCAGCCCAATGGCCCTTATTTTCTGGGAGGTTATTCTTTTGGGGGTGTAGTTGCTTTCGAGATGGCTAGGCAACTGCGAGAGCAAGGCGAACAAGTTGGTATTCTAGTTGTGCTTGATAGTTGCCGTCCAGGTTATAGCTGGCGGGCGTCATTGTTCAGGCGATTTTTCTTGCATTTAAATAATATCGTTCAACAAGGGCCAGCCTACCTTTGGCAAAGGGTTATGAGATGGAGTTATTGGCGTAAGTCTCTTCTTCAAAATACATATAACCGTTACCTGGAAGTGGCACTAGATATACCTATAAGTGATAAGCATTTAAAGATTATAGATGCTAACACTCAAGCCGTTAGTGAATATATTTTCCCGGTTTACCCTGATCGAGTTATCCTCTTGCGAACAGAGGATCAAAATCGGGACGAAGCTATAGGCACAGAATACGATCCTCAATTTGGCTGGGGCGAAGTAGTTGCTGGAGGATTAGATATCCATTATGTTCCCGGATCTCACCTTGGACTACTTAATGAGCCGCATGTACAGGTGTTAGCCGAAACATTGAGAAATTGCTTAATCCAAGCGCAGTCTCCAAAGAATTAA
- a CDS encoding oligosaccharide flippase family protein, with protein sequence MVEKYKFISNSLSMIANRLAQSITAFVLTAAIARNLGAEAIGQYLLAYTYYFIFVGIASQGLKILFTRELAREPQKTSIYLMSGTWLQLIFSLLTYGALVIVVFLLPYSSKTSTTCYIMGLTIIPFALSNVTEAIFQAKEKMHLIAIATVPVYVLRLIIMIWAMQLKYGIESLGAILFFSETLILIIEWILIAQFVKIEWQIDKHFIWTTIKSARTFFAIEAIAVVSSRIEILILSLLGNEFLVGLFGAIVQLLQPYLIIANSITVAMFPRLSKVIDQGREKQQKIAESFIEILLFMGLPLFLGLLFFGKDLLIFIYGSSFAQGSLALSISAISLIILPFTRTLCSLLVANHFEMVNLREVVITTTLGSLAGVVLVSRYQLVGAGIMALLMTTLAFSQYVYFTYTLLFPLKLWRVIRRPLIISTLMLIVFLILKKINLDFLFTLIIAIPFYILFIIFLSIHALGGINVVREKIVKIRMNF encoded by the coding sequence ATGGTAGAAAAGTACAAATTCATAAGTAATTCCCTCTCAATGATAGCCAATCGGTTAGCGCAAAGCATAACAGCTTTTGTATTAACCGCTGCTATTGCTCGTAATCTAGGAGCTGAAGCTATAGGCCAGTATCTACTAGCCTATACCTACTACTTTATCTTTGTGGGCATTGCTTCACAAGGACTAAAGATATTATTTACAAGAGAACTAGCCCGTGAACCACAAAAAACATCAATTTATTTGATGAGTGGTACTTGGCTGCAATTAATATTTAGTTTGCTTACTTATGGGGCGTTGGTGATTGTAGTATTTTTACTTCCCTATAGTTCCAAAACCTCGACTACTTGCTACATAATGGGCTTAACGATCATTCCCTTTGCTCTTTCCAACGTAACAGAGGCAATTTTCCAAGCTAAAGAAAAGATGCATTTGATTGCGATCGCTACAGTCCCAGTGTATGTACTACGCCTAATAATAATGATCTGGGCGATGCAACTGAAGTATGGAATTGAATCTCTGGGAGCGATACTATTTTTCTCGGAAACATTAATTCTGATAATTGAATGGATTCTGATCGCACAGTTCGTCAAAATAGAATGGCAGATTGATAAACATTTTATATGGACTACAATTAAAAGTGCGCGGACATTTTTTGCTATTGAAGCAATAGCTGTAGTCAGTAGTAGAATTGAAATACTGATTCTTTCATTGTTAGGAAATGAGTTTTTAGTAGGTCTTTTTGGTGCAATAGTTCAACTGCTACAACCATATTTAATTATTGCCAACAGTATAACTGTAGCAATGTTTCCGAGACTCTCAAAAGTAATAGATCAAGGACGAGAAAAGCAGCAGAAGATAGCTGAAAGCTTTATTGAAATTTTACTATTTATGGGATTACCCTTATTCCTTGGATTGTTATTTTTTGGTAAAGACTTACTGATTTTTATTTATGGTTCTAGCTTTGCTCAAGGAAGTTTAGCTCTTAGTATAAGTGCTATATCACTGATTATACTGCCCTTCACACGCACACTATGCTCTCTACTTGTAGCCAATCATTTTGAGATGGTAAACCTGCGTGAAGTGGTTATTACAACTACATTAGGAAGCTTGGCAGGTGTAGTATTAGTTTCGCGATATCAGTTAGTAGGTGCAGGTATAATGGCATTGCTAATGACTACTCTTGCATTTAGCCAGTATGTTTACTTCACTTATACTCTCCTATTTCCATTAAAATTATGGCGAGTTATTCGCCGTCCTCTTATCATAAGCACTTTGATGCTAATTGTATTCTTAATTTTAAAAAAAATAAATTTAGACTTTTTATTCACTTTGATTATTGCAATTCCCTTCTATATTTTATTTATTATTTTTCTGAGTATTCATGCTTTAGGCGGAATTAATGTTGTCAGGGAAAAAATTGTAAAAATAAGGATGAACTTTTAA